One genomic region from Haloterrigena gelatinilytica encodes:
- a CDS encoding complex I subunit 1/NuoH family protein, giving the protein MTLLPEAMARTLFGASPTALERAVAAIAAAGLVALIPLTCAAIVIWAKRKVTAAFTDRIAPNRLGPFGTLIIVADAVRLLSKELVVPENADRPAYDLGPVLVAFSAVIGFAVVPMGSIAGVTVQLADPETGLAYVFAVASLATLGLTMCGYASANKYSMLGGLRAVAQNIAYEIPLVVTGLSVVIFAGTLQTSEIVAAQQTTLVELGGLVIPSWYAIVNPFAFVLFLLANLAEVGRNPFDTPEAPTELVAGYQTEYSSVYFVLIYMGEFVHVFLGGALVATIFLGGPAGPLLPGFVWFLVKIWAVFLFTQWARSALPRIRIDQLIEIGWKGLLVLSFGNLLLTAIVVGLLAG; this is encoded by the coding sequence ATGACGTTACTCCCTGAGGCGATGGCGCGGACGCTGTTCGGCGCCTCGCCGACCGCGCTGGAACGGGCCGTCGCCGCGATCGCAGCCGCCGGTCTTGTCGCGCTGATTCCGCTGACGTGTGCGGCGATCGTCATCTGGGCGAAACGCAAGGTAACGGCCGCGTTCACCGACCGGATCGCCCCGAACCGACTCGGTCCGTTCGGAACGCTGATCATCGTCGCCGACGCCGTCCGCCTGCTCTCGAAGGAACTGGTCGTCCCCGAGAACGCCGACCGCCCGGCGTACGACCTCGGTCCGGTCCTCGTCGCCTTCTCGGCCGTTATCGGATTCGCGGTCGTTCCGATGGGATCGATCGCCGGCGTCACCGTCCAGTTGGCAGACCCCGAAACGGGGCTCGCGTACGTCTTCGCGGTCGCGTCGCTCGCTACGCTCGGGCTGACGATGTGCGGCTACGCGTCGGCGAACAAGTACTCGATGCTCGGCGGTCTGCGCGCGGTCGCGCAGAACATCGCCTACGAGATCCCGCTGGTCGTCACCGGGCTGTCGGTCGTGATCTTCGCCGGCACGCTCCAGACGAGCGAGATCGTCGCCGCCCAGCAGACGACGCTCGTCGAACTCGGCGGGCTGGTGATCCCGTCGTGGTACGCGATCGTCAACCCCTTCGCGTTCGTCCTCTTCCTGCTCGCGAACCTCGCGGAAGTGGGGCGCAACCCCTTCGACACGCCGGAGGCGCCGACCGAACTCGTCGCCGGCTACCAGACGGAGTACTCCTCGGTCTACTTCGTACTCATCTACATGGGCGAGTTCGTGCACGTCTTCCTGGGCGGTGCGCTCGTCGCGACGATCTTCCTCGGCGGGCCGGCCGGTCCGCTCCTCCCCGGGTTCGTCTGGTTCCTCGTCAAGATCTGGGCCGTGTTCCTGTTTACGCAGTGGGCCCGCTCCGCGCTGCCGCGGATCCGGATCGACCAACTCATCGAGATCGGGTGGAAGGGACTGCTCGTCCTCTCGTTCGGCAACCTACTGCTCACGGCCATCGTCGTCGGTCTCCTGGCCGGTTGA
- a CDS encoding DUF5789 family protein, translated as MGRNVHLNDIESVLEELDYPVSRDAVADQCDDVTLVLADGEENLGELVAGSGADEFSSTDDLQSEVFNLLPRHAVGEPYQSEGEG; from the coding sequence ATGGGTCGAAACGTCCACCTCAACGACATCGAGTCGGTGCTCGAGGAACTCGACTATCCGGTCTCTCGGGACGCGGTCGCCGACCAGTGCGACGACGTGACGCTGGTCCTGGCCGACGGCGAGGAGAACCTCGGCGAACTCGTCGCCGGATCGGGCGCCGACGAGTTCTCGTCGACGGACGATCTGCAATCGGAAGTGTTCAACCTCCTCCCTCGCCACGCCGTCGGCGAGCCCTACCAGTCAGAAGGGGAAGGATAA
- a CDS encoding DUF7410 domain-containing protein, with product MHPTDRSRSTADTDGGAASHAEIDLRGDEPAARCPYCGRPFRERRLEALHRGFDHPDRLSDRDRAAFERAYLEERTEIRRYRLLALGAVILCYFCFLFVYALVL from the coding sequence GTGCACCCGACCGACCGATCGCGGTCGACCGCCGATACCGACGGCGGAGCCGCGAGCCACGCGGAGATCGACCTCCGGGGAGACGAACCGGCCGCGCGGTGTCCCTACTGCGGCCGGCCGTTTCGCGAGCGGCGCCTCGAGGCGCTCCACCGGGGCTTCGACCACCCCGACCGGCTCTCGGACCGCGATCGGGCCGCCTTCGAGCGGGCCTATCTCGAGGAGCGGACGGAGATCCGCCGGTATCGGTTGCTCGCGCTCGGCGCAGTGATCCTGTGTTACTTCTGTTTTCTGTTCGTCTACGCGCTCGTTCTCTGA
- a CDS encoding acyl-CoA dehydrogenase — MDFSLSAEQEQIRDMVSEFVDEEVVPIADEIDHDDEFPADLVSEMAELGLMGMPFPEEYGGAGLDYHSYAIGLEEISRGSGGLGTIVAAHTSLAGNMLYEFGDESQKEEYLTPLAEGRDIGAFALSEAGAGSDVPAMETRAEKDGDEYVINGGKLWISNGSVADTVTLFAKTDPDAGNKGISSFIVRPEEDDGFIVEGTEEKLGDKGCPTAELRFDDLRIPESRRLGEEGEGFVHALKTLNGGRITIAARGVGIARAAFEEARDYATEREQFGQPIGEFQSIKHKLADMDTKIQAAKMLMHKAADKKIRGENYIKDASQAKLYASEVSREVANEGIQIHGGYGYTKDFAAQRFYRDAKLNEIYEGTSEVLRNTIGDQLLEE, encoded by the coding sequence ATGGACTTCTCACTCTCAGCCGAGCAGGAACAGATCCGCGACATGGTGTCGGAGTTCGTCGACGAGGAGGTCGTCCCGATCGCCGACGAGATCGATCACGACGACGAGTTCCCCGCGGACCTCGTGAGCGAGATGGCCGAACTGGGGCTGATGGGGATGCCCTTCCCCGAGGAGTACGGCGGCGCCGGACTGGACTACCACTCCTACGCGATCGGCCTCGAGGAGATCTCCCGCGGTTCGGGCGGTCTCGGCACGATCGTCGCCGCCCACACGTCGCTGGCCGGGAACATGCTCTACGAGTTCGGCGACGAGTCCCAGAAGGAGGAGTACCTGACGCCGCTGGCGGAGGGGCGAGATATCGGCGCGTTCGCGCTCTCGGAGGCAGGGGCCGGAAGCGACGTTCCCGCAATGGAGACGCGGGCGGAGAAAGACGGCGACGAGTACGTCATCAACGGCGGCAAGCTCTGGATCTCGAACGGCTCCGTCGCCGACACGGTCACCCTCTTCGCGAAGACCGATCCCGACGCGGGCAACAAGGGCATCTCCTCCTTTATCGTCCGGCCCGAGGAGGACGACGGCTTCATCGTCGAGGGCACGGAGGAGAAACTCGGCGACAAGGGGTGTCCGACCGCGGAGCTCCGGTTCGACGACCTCCGGATCCCGGAATCGCGACGGCTCGGCGAGGAGGGCGAGGGCTTCGTCCACGCGCTGAAGACGCTCAACGGCGGTCGGATCACCATCGCCGCTCGCGGAGTCGGCATCGCCCGCGCGGCCTTCGAGGAGGCCCGCGACTACGCCACCGAGCGCGAGCAGTTCGGCCAGCCCATCGGCGAGTTCCAGTCGATCAAGCACAAGCTGGCCGACATGGACACCAAGATCCAGGCCGCGAAGATGCTCATGCACAAAGCCGCGGACAAGAAGATCCGCGGCGAGAACTACATCAAGGACGCCTCCCAGGCCAAACTGTACGCCTCCGAGGTGAGCCGCGAGGTCGCCAACGAGGGGATCCAGATCCACGGCGGCTACGGCTACACCAAGGACTTCGCCGCCCAGCGGTTCTACCGCGACGCCAAGCTCAACGAGATCTACGAGGGCACCAGCGAGGTGCTGCGGAACACGATCGGCGACCAGCTGCTCGAGGAGTGA
- a CDS encoding DUF7111 family protein, with the protein MSDETDDRTAAEQGIRATYTETESERRLAFEVADDAAAARPGATAAIAQNIEGYAMLKVRPTADGDELERYYGFDMALDHVAELLGVAPHDLPVPAAADDMGM; encoded by the coding sequence ATGAGCGACGAGACCGACGACCGAACCGCCGCGGAACAGGGGATCAGGGCGACGTACACGGAGACCGAGTCGGAACGCCGCCTCGCGTTCGAGGTCGCCGACGACGCCGCGGCGGCCCGCCCGGGCGCGACCGCCGCGATCGCCCAGAACATCGAGGGCTACGCTATGCTGAAGGTGCGACCGACGGCCGACGGCGACGAACTCGAGCGCTACTACGGGTTCGACATGGCCTTAGACCACGTCGCGGAGTTGCTCGGCGTCGCCCCGCACGACCTGCCGGTGCCCGCGGCGGCCGACGACATGGGAATGTGA
- a CDS encoding SGNH/GDSL hydrolase family protein, whose translation MQRDGIQFHNVGDRRPIEGRDGQLLQRVPESVRTELNDGAQSRMRHPAGVELRFVPDGSATVTLSTVSGGSAEEGTVRVFWGPIQGSTEVVVGSEPTDIEVSLPEKLADLEPSAVEDLAFDPRVCRIRLPGEHRGGPMVYHGVEGDVRPPRNEELPDRRYLAYGTSITEGEAPLAEHLTYVDQTARRLDADLVNLGSCGTAYCDAAMADHIAERDDWDVATLSVSVNMVGTFEPAEFRERAERLIDRVASAHPDKPVVAITIFRNAMDVCRSNGETELCERFREELREIVAETSHDNVHLLEGPELLPTIGGLTTDLVHPGDNAMIAMGETLAAELEPLLED comes from the coding sequence ATGCAACGGGATGGCATCCAGTTCCACAACGTCGGCGATCGGCGACCGATCGAGGGTCGGGACGGACAGTTGCTCCAGCGCGTTCCGGAATCGGTACGGACGGAACTCAACGACGGCGCGCAGTCCCGAATGCGCCATCCCGCGGGCGTCGAACTCCGGTTCGTTCCCGACGGTTCCGCGACGGTGACGCTCTCGACGGTCTCCGGCGGGAGCGCCGAGGAGGGAACCGTCCGCGTCTTCTGGGGGCCGATCCAGGGCTCGACGGAGGTCGTCGTCGGCTCCGAGCCGACGGATATCGAGGTCTCGCTGCCGGAGAAACTCGCCGACCTCGAGCCGTCGGCCGTCGAGGACCTCGCCTTCGACCCCCGCGTCTGTCGGATCCGGTTGCCGGGCGAGCACCGCGGCGGGCCGATGGTCTACCACGGCGTCGAGGGCGACGTCCGGCCGCCGCGAAACGAGGAACTCCCCGACCGGCGCTACCTCGCCTACGGCACCTCGATCACCGAGGGCGAGGCGCCCCTGGCCGAGCACCTGACCTACGTCGATCAGACGGCGCGCCGGCTGGACGCCGACCTCGTGAATCTCGGCTCCTGTGGCACCGCCTACTGCGACGCCGCGATGGCCGACCACATCGCCGAGCGCGACGACTGGGACGTCGCGACGCTCTCGGTCTCGGTGAACATGGTCGGCACGTTCGAGCCCGCGGAGTTCCGCGAGCGGGCCGAACGGCTGATCGACCGCGTGGCGAGCGCCCATCCCGACAAACCGGTCGTCGCGATCACCATCTTCCGCAACGCCATGGACGTCTGTCGGAGCAACGGCGAGACCGAACTCTGCGAGCGGTTCCGCGAGGAACTGCGCGAAATCGTCGCCGAAACGTCCCACGACAACGTCCACCTCCTCGAGGGGCCCGAACTGCTCCCGACGATCGGGGGGCTGACGACCGATCTGGTCCACCCCGGCGACAACGCGATGATCGCGATGGGCGAGACCCTCGCCGCCGAACTCGAGCCCCTGCTCGAGGACTGA
- a CDS encoding PadR family transcriptional regulator, whose protein sequence is MSKWLRSGRRRDICFLLAGSEDGELRSQQLKSRLESHYDEHLEPKSFYGSLSALEDAGFVEKHTEGLYDVYALTEAGERRVRDHYEWVRDCLEDDDASE, encoded by the coding sequence ATGAGCAAGTGGCTCCGGAGCGGCCGCCGCCGCGACATCTGTTTCCTGCTGGCCGGGTCCGAGGACGGCGAACTGCGAAGTCAGCAGCTGAAATCGCGCCTCGAGTCCCACTACGACGAGCACCTCGAGCCGAAGTCGTTCTACGGCTCGCTGTCGGCGCTCGAGGACGCGGGCTTCGTCGAGAAACACACCGAAGGGCTGTACGACGTTTACGCGCTCACCGAGGCCGGCGAGCGGCGGGTCCGGGACCACTACGAGTGGGTTCGGGACTGTCTCGAGGACGACGACGCGAGCGAGTAG
- a CDS encoding 3-hydroxyacyl-CoA dehydrogenase family protein produces the protein MVRDRIERIGVVGAGTMGSGIAQVAATNGYDVVMRDIEQEFVESGFETIADSLNRLESRDALEDDPETIRDRIEGTTTIEELSDCDLVVEAALEDLEVKQDVFADLERVCDEDVLLATNTSTLSITSIASDLEHPERVIGLHFMNPVPIMEGVEVVVGEKTTEAATELAHDLAEELEKTTWEADDKPGFVTNRILMPWINEGIRAFDEGVATKEDIDAGMELGTNVPMGPLTLADHIGLDVCLHASETLHEELGDRYTPAYLLKRKVEAGDLGKKTGEGFYEYE, from the coding sequence ATGGTTCGCGACCGAATCGAGCGGATCGGCGTCGTCGGCGCGGGAACGATGGGCAGCGGCATCGCGCAGGTCGCTGCGACTAACGGGTACGACGTCGTGATGCGCGACATCGAGCAGGAGTTCGTCGAGAGCGGCTTCGAGACCATCGCGGACAGCCTCAACCGACTCGAGAGTCGGGACGCCCTCGAGGACGATCCCGAGACGATCCGCGATCGGATCGAGGGGACGACGACCATCGAGGAACTGTCGGACTGCGACCTCGTCGTCGAGGCCGCCCTCGAGGACCTCGAGGTCAAGCAGGACGTCTTCGCCGATCTCGAGCGGGTCTGCGACGAGGACGTGCTGCTCGCGACGAACACGAGCACGCTCTCGATCACCTCGATCGCGAGCGACTTGGAGCACCCCGAGCGGGTGATCGGCCTGCACTTCATGAACCCCGTCCCGATCATGGAGGGCGTCGAGGTGGTCGTCGGCGAGAAGACGACCGAGGCGGCGACCGAGCTCGCACACGACCTCGCCGAGGAGTTAGAGAAGACGACCTGGGAGGCCGACGATAAACCCGGCTTCGTCACCAACCGCATCCTGATGCCGTGGATCAACGAGGGGATCCGCGCCTTCGACGAGGGCGTCGCGACGAAGGAGGACATCGACGCGGGGATGGAACTCGGCACGAACGTCCCCATGGGCCCGCTGACGCTGGCGGATCACATCGGGCTGGACGTCTGCCTGCACGCCTCCGAGACCCTCCACGAGGAACTCGGCGACCGCTATACGCCCGCCTACCTCCTCAAGCGGAAGGTCGAGGCCGGCGACCTCGGCAAGAAGACGGGCGAGGGGTTCTACGAGTACGAGTGA
- a CDS encoding phytoene/squalene synthase family protein, translating to MTTGQPEPPTDADLEWCYDAVHGVSRTFSITIDRLEEPMARHICLGYLLCRVADTIEDAGHIPPETQTELLTEYDRVLDPDADRTVSEFMADVEPWLPEERSDDWEVVAQTPRVLGTFESLADEPREIMREPVRELVDGMAMFTDRYATEGGLRLQTVEELEEYCWYAAGTVGTLITGLVARGTSRERADEMRENARSFALLLQLVNIAKDVEDDYHEENNVYLPAEWLAAENVDVEAVTDEAHHGGVTNVIKRVTGRAERYLDDAQRYLEVVPEHHGNRLSAWAIPYLLAVGTLRELRERPEDVVREGDVKVSRAEVFALLQQFEDGVSRSNLAELRKEMAEKPLHH from the coding sequence ATGACCACGGGCCAGCCCGAACCTCCAACTGACGCCGACCTGGAGTGGTGTTACGACGCGGTTCACGGCGTTTCGCGGACCTTTTCGATAACGATCGATCGGCTCGAGGAGCCGATGGCGAGACACATCTGTCTGGGATACCTCCTCTGTCGGGTCGCCGACACGATCGAAGACGCGGGACACATTCCGCCGGAAACGCAGACGGAATTGCTCACCGAATACGATCGCGTGCTCGATCCGGACGCCGACCGAACCGTCTCGGAGTTCATGGCCGACGTCGAGCCGTGGCTCCCCGAGGAACGCAGCGACGACTGGGAGGTCGTCGCCCAGACGCCGCGGGTGCTGGGGACCTTCGAGTCGCTTGCCGACGAACCCCGCGAGATCATGCGCGAACCGGTTCGGGAACTCGTCGACGGCATGGCGATGTTCACCGACCGCTACGCCACCGAGGGCGGACTGCGTTTACAGACCGTCGAGGAACTCGAGGAGTACTGCTGGTACGCCGCCGGTACCGTCGGGACGCTGATCACCGGGCTGGTCGCCCGCGGCACCTCCCGAGAGCGGGCCGACGAGATGCGGGAGAACGCCCGTTCGTTCGCCCTCCTCTTGCAACTGGTCAACATCGCGAAGGACGTCGAGGACGACTACCACGAGGAGAACAACGTCTACCTCCCCGCCGAGTGGCTCGCGGCGGAGAACGTCGACGTCGAGGCGGTCACCGACGAGGCCCACCACGGTGGCGTCACGAACGTCATCAAGCGGGTGACAGGCCGCGCCGAGCGCTACCTCGACGACGCCCAGCGGTACCTCGAGGTCGTCCCCGAACACCACGGCAACCGGCTCTCCGCGTGGGCGATTCCCTACCTGCTGGCCGTCGGGACGCTCCGCGAACTGCGAGAGCGCCCCGAGGACGTCGTCCGCGAGGGCGACGTCAAGGTCTCTCGAGCCGAGGTCTTCGCGTTGCTCCAGCAGTTCGAGGACGGCGTCTCGCGGTCGAACCTGGCCGAACTGCGCAAGGAGATGGCGGAGAAACCGTTACACCACTGA
- a CDS encoding helix-turn-helix domain-containing protein, giving the protein MRYLRLTVRPTDREIHPVHTAMTERGFIDRVRMLHWNIADVDVPAILFHVVGDPERLAEELESIPEIESFGVTRIGERRCYCYTQGRTTDVERTLYDAFTRDGLVVLPPLTYENDGGVRFGVVGEADALRAVLAAVPDGIDVTVERVGEYDAPRETVDAALTSRQRETLAAAKAVGYYETPREATIEDVAAELDCARSTAAEHLQKAESRLIRTVL; this is encoded by the coding sequence ATGAGGTATCTCCGACTGACCGTCCGGCCGACGGACCGCGAAATCCATCCGGTACACACGGCCATGACGGAACGGGGGTTCATCGACCGCGTCCGAATGCTCCACTGGAACATCGCGGACGTCGACGTCCCCGCGATCCTGTTCCACGTCGTCGGTGATCCCGAGCGCCTCGCGGAGGAACTCGAGTCGATTCCCGAGATCGAGTCGTTCGGCGTCACTCGAATCGGCGAACGGCGGTGCTACTGTTACACGCAGGGACGGACGACCGACGTCGAGCGGACGCTGTACGACGCGTTCACCCGGGACGGACTGGTCGTCCTCCCGCCGTTGACCTACGAGAACGATGGCGGGGTTCGCTTCGGGGTCGTCGGGGAGGCCGACGCGCTCCGGGCGGTGCTGGCGGCCGTTCCGGACGGGATCGACGTCACGGTCGAACGCGTCGGGGAGTACGACGCGCCGCGGGAGACCGTCGACGCCGCGCTCACGTCGCGCCAGCGGGAGACGCTCGCCGCCGCGAAGGCGGTGGGATACTACGAGACCCCGCGCGAGGCGACGATCGAAGACGTGGCCGCGGAACTGGACTGTGCGCGCAGTACCGCGGCGGAGCACCTCCAGAAGGCGGAGTCGCGTCTCATCCGAACGGTTCTCTGA
- a CDS encoding DUF3267 domain-containing protein — MNRTEPRESPRLIATFRRTRSVAVQWVVVSTVGFFGFAYLFGHVRAAILGTSLEPIVVPVFAPPDAVPWLVASAGLVALIVVPHELLHGVFMARYGGDVGYGVDVAYFVLPYAYAETDGTSYTRNQLLVALLAPFVGITAVGLAAMIVRPSPLVIVPLAANAAGSIGDLWMAGVLLQYPADVRVGPLPDGDAQGFGIYGSESIPAGGRRPEMRFLSRLVVGAVGTLALLATALVATVFVSLAAGSGTVVIGEPGTRWFLFRHELASGAGAVLLEFGTVAGLAAAAAGGLAWAGVRECYRAFVLDRID, encoded by the coding sequence GTGAACCGGACGGAGCCTCGCGAGTCCCCGCGCCTGATCGCGACGTTCCGACGCACGCGATCGGTCGCCGTCCAGTGGGTCGTCGTCTCTACGGTCGGCTTTTTCGGCTTCGCCTACCTGTTCGGCCACGTCCGTGCGGCGATTCTGGGCACGTCGCTCGAGCCGATCGTCGTGCCGGTGTTCGCGCCGCCGGACGCGGTGCCCTGGCTCGTCGCCTCGGCGGGTCTCGTCGCGCTGATCGTCGTCCCCCACGAGCTGCTCCACGGCGTCTTCATGGCCCGCTACGGCGGCGACGTCGGCTACGGAGTCGACGTCGCGTACTTCGTCCTCCCGTACGCCTACGCGGAGACCGACGGGACGAGCTACACGCGCAACCAGTTGCTCGTCGCCCTGCTGGCGCCGTTCGTCGGCATCACGGCCGTCGGACTGGCGGCGATGATCGTCCGCCCCTCCCCGCTGGTGATCGTCCCGCTGGCGGCCAACGCCGCGGGCTCGATCGGCGACCTCTGGATGGCCGGCGTCCTCCTGCAGTATCCCGCGGACGTCCGCGTCGGCCCGCTGCCCGACGGCGACGCGCAGGGCTTTGGCATCTACGGCTCGGAGTCGATACCCGCAGGCGGCCGCCGGCCGGAAATGCGGTTCCTCTCGCGGCTCGTCGTCGGCGCCGTCGGGACGCTGGCGCTGCTCGCGACCGCGCTCGTCGCGACGGTGTTCGTCTCGCTGGCCGCCGGCTCGGGGACCGTCGTGATCGGCGAGCCCGGAACCCGGTGGTTCCTCTTCCGTCACGAACTCGCCTCCGGAGCGGGGGCGGTCCTCCTCGAGTTCGGAACCGTCGCGGGACTCGCCGCCGCGGCCGCCGGCGGACTCGCGTGGGCGGGGGTCCGGGAGTGTTATCGCGCCTTCGTCCTCGATCGGATCGATTGA
- a CDS encoding pyridoxal phosphate-dependent aminotransferase, which yields MNRSSASEPDTERGTESDRLSGRVRDIEPQGIRVMFELAAEYERERGDEVDLVHLEFGEPDFDTPDHVVDAAFEAARDGATRYTSNAGLPALREAIAETLSADGDLTVDPESELVVTNGGVEALHLAIQTVVDPGAEVVVPTPAWPNPISQAKLADGVPVEVPMPAEEGFEPDADRIVDAIGPNTAAVTLTSPSNPTGRAYAADAIERVVEAAAEHDAYVLADEVYRQLTYDEIPPRVASVADRDDRVLSIDSFSKAYAMTGWRVGWLSGPEDVVAQIAKIHESTTSCVNTPAQHAAIEALTGPQEPFREMIAAFRSRRDYVVDRLESTPHVSVARPEGAFYAFVDVSALEGSSVDVAKRLLYEQGVVTAPGRAFGDGGEGHLRLSFANDRDRLELGLDRLEELVRTELGTE from the coding sequence ATGAATCGATCGTCCGCCTCCGAACCCGACACCGAACGCGGGACCGAGAGCGATCGCCTCTCCGGCCGCGTCCGCGACATCGAGCCCCAGGGGATCCGCGTGATGTTCGAACTCGCCGCCGAGTACGAGCGCGAGCGCGGGGACGAGGTCGACCTCGTCCACCTCGAGTTCGGCGAACCCGACTTCGACACGCCGGACCACGTCGTCGACGCGGCGTTCGAGGCCGCCCGCGACGGAGCGACCCGGTACACTTCGAACGCGGGACTGCCGGCGCTCAGGGAGGCGATCGCCGAGACGCTGTCGGCCGACGGCGATCTGACGGTCGACCCCGAGTCGGAACTCGTCGTCACGAACGGCGGCGTCGAGGCGCTGCACCTCGCGATCCAGACGGTCGTCGACCCCGGCGCGGAGGTCGTCGTACCGACGCCCGCCTGGCCGAACCCGATCTCGCAGGCGAAACTCGCCGACGGCGTCCCCGTGGAGGTGCCGATGCCGGCCGAGGAGGGATTCGAACCCGACGCCGATCGAATCGTCGACGCCATCGGCCCGAACACGGCGGCGGTCACGCTGACCTCGCCCTCGAACCCGACCGGTCGGGCGTACGCCGCGGACGCGATCGAACGCGTCGTCGAGGCCGCCGCCGAGCACGACGCCTACGTGCTCGCCGACGAAGTCTACCGGCAACTCACCTACGACGAGATTCCGCCTCGAGTCGCGAGCGTCGCCGACCGCGACGACCGGGTGCTCTCGATCGACTCCTTCTCGAAGGCCTACGCGATGACCGGCTGGCGGGTCGGCTGGCTCTCCGGTCCCGAGGACGTCGTCGCACAGATCGCGAAGATCCACGAGAGCACGACCTCCTGCGTCAACACGCCCGCCCAGCACGCCGCGATCGAGGCGCTGACCGGTCCCCAGGAGCCGTTTCGCGAGATGATCGCCGCCTTCCGTTCTCGCCGGGACTACGTCGTCGACCGTCTCGAGTCGACACCCCACGTTTCCGTCGCTCGACCCGAGGGGGCCTTCTACGCGTTCGTCGACGTGAGCGCGCTCGAGGGCTCGAGCGTGGACGTCGCCAAGCGACTTCTCTACGAGCAGGGCGTCGTCACGGCGCCCGGACGGGCCTTCGGCGACGGCGGCGAGGGACACCTCCGGCTGAGTTTCGCGAACGATCGCGACCGCCTCGAACTGGGACTGGATCGGCTCGAGGAACTAGTTCGAACCGAATTGGGCACCGAGTGA
- a CDS encoding DUF7344 domain-containing protein has translation MVRNVGRRSRPSIESSGDSRSDEPRELSQDEIFHILQTNRRRDVIAYLLDRTETDPVKMRDIAELVAAKENETTVENLTSTQRQRVYIPLYQSHLPKLDEEGIIEYDKPRGIVHPTDRLEIFRPYLDAANATAGDERSTDGAPHGSVARSNSEYYVGAIGAGVGLLAASASGLLPVSGLLLAAITVALFGLAHVAATLAVPRSTDGDDESRPLY, from the coding sequence ATGGTGCGAAACGTAGGACGTCGATCCCGCCCTTCGATAGAGTCCTCCGGGGATTCACGATCCGACGAGCCGCGCGAACTCTCTCAGGACGAGATCTTCCACATCCTCCAGACGAATCGCAGACGAGACGTGATCGCCTATCTGCTGGACAGAACGGAAACGGATCCCGTCAAGATGCGCGACATCGCCGAACTCGTCGCGGCGAAAGAAAACGAGACGACCGTCGAAAACCTGACCTCGACCCAGCGCCAGCGCGTCTACATCCCGCTGTACCAGAGCCATCTGCCGAAACTGGACGAGGAGGGGATCATCGAGTACGACAAACCCCGCGGCATCGTTCACCCGACCGATCGACTCGAGATCTTTCGGCCGTATCTCGACGCGGCGAACGCTACCGCCGGCGACGAACGGTCTACCGACGGCGCTCCTCACGGATCAGTTGCGCGTTCGAACAGCGAGTACTACGTCGGGGCGATCGGCGCGGGCGTCGGTCTGCTGGCGGCCTCCGCGTCCGGTTTGCTCCCGGTTTCCGGACTGCTTCTCGCGGCGATCACCGTCGCGCTGTTCGGTCTGGCTCACGTCGCCGCGACGCTCGCCGTCCCCCGCTCGACCGACGGGGACGACGAAAGTCGCCCGCTCTACTGA
- a CDS encoding SDR family oxidoreductase, whose translation MTRTVLVAGAHGQVGQHVTELLAERGDTARAMVRDPGQTDEVEALGGDPVVADLTEDVADAVEGCDAIIFAAGSGGEDVYGVDRDGAINLIDAAEDAGVDRFVMLSSMGADDPESGPDALEDYLIAKAEADEYLRQSDLQETIVRPGELTTDSGTGTVEVGDDIGLDAGDIPREDVARTLVVALEHDELIGETFELLSGDEPIAEALETIAPR comes from the coding sequence GTGACTCGGACCGTACTCGTCGCCGGCGCACACGGACAGGTGGGACAGCACGTCACAGAACTGCTCGCCGAGCGCGGCGACACCGCTCGAGCGATGGTCCGCGACCCGGGCCAGACCGACGAGGTGGAAGCGCTCGGCGGCGACCCCGTCGTGGCGGATCTGACCGAGGACGTCGCGGACGCGGTCGAGGGCTGCGACGCGATTATCTTCGCTGCCGGCTCCGGCGGCGAGGACGTCTACGGCGTCGACCGCGACGGCGCGATCAACCTGATCGACGCCGCCGAAGACGCGGGCGTCGACCGCTTCGTCATGCTCAGCTCGATGGGCGCCGACGACCCGGAGTCGGGCCCCGACGCCCTCGAGGACTACCTGATCGCCAAGGCCGAGGCCGACGAGTACCTCCGCCAGAGCGACCTGCAGGAGACGATCGTCCGGCCGGGCGAACTGACGACCGACTCCGGCACCGGGACGGTCGAAGTCGGCGACGACATCGGACTGGACGCCGGCGACATCCCCCGCGAGGACGTCGCCCGGACGCTCGTGGTCGCGCTCGAGCACGACGAACTGATCGGTGAGACGTTCGAACTCCTCTCGGGCGACGAACCGATCGCGGAGGCCCTCGAGACGATCGCGCCGCGATGA